The stretch of DNA AATCCGACACCGAATGACCACGCCTGGCTGATATCTCGGCACTAACCCTACGAACGGTTCACGCTGCAGCCCCAGCTCTGGCAAGTACCAGGGCGCAGGGTCGAGTTGCTTCCACTCTTTAGGCGTGGTCTGCAACCGCCGGCGCCGTTCTTCTTTCATCAGCCAGTCACGGCGTTCATCCGGCTGAGACAAGTGTGAGGTGACCTGGGCACGTCGGGCCGCCCGCTTCTGTGCCTTCTTAGACACTGGAGAACTCAGCTGGGATGGGCTGGTCTATCACCTGCAATGTCGTGCGTCCCTCGTGCCCATGCACCTGAATCAGATCATCCACACTCGCGTAGAACCCAGTTGAGAAAGGTGGCACACGCCAGCGCAGCACAGCGGCTCCATCACTGAACACGACACCTTCAGCCACTACCCCGATACCGCTGGAACCGCTGACATCCTGAGTCCTGACCAATTGGAATCGTTGCATCAACATGCGACCTCCAGGGGCAAGAAAAAACCCGCCACAGTCGGCGGGCACAGCTTGAATTGTTTGGGATGAAGGACGTCTAGCCGGCCAAGGTGAGCCGAACGTCCCGATTCGATGGGATGGCATGTTCAAATACGCCATGCCCGTACCCGCCATTCGAATCAAAGACGGCCAGATGTACCGCAGCACCAAGAGCTTTGCGTGGGTGGATTACCCGATGGGCAGCGCATCCCACGAGATCAAGCTCTTAGAAGAAGCGGTCACGAACAACCAAACCGTGGAGATCATCGGGCCAGCGTTCACGATCAACGGCACCGTGACGCTCATCAGCCTGGGCAACGGCGCCAAGTTCCGGGTCGTGCGCTCGGACAGCTGAACGGGCTGCCTAAGCCATCTGCGAATAGAGGCAGGACATGTACAGTTGAAGGACATGGATACAGACTTTGAGATGTCTCTCCAGGATGTTCGGACAAGTCTTGACACCCATCGTCAAACACAATTGGACACCCTCCAAGAGTGGGGCGTTCAGATTAAAGCGTTTGTGCGGATGGCAGCACCTGATGTCCCTGTCTACTTCTTAGAATTGACCTATCAAGGGCGGACTGGAACCACCCTCGAACACGAGAGGATCACTGAGGCCTTGGTGGACGAAGCCGTACTGGTTGCGACAGCTCTTCGGAATCAGACTTCAGGGCAGTAGTCGGAGAGCGTCACACTTTGTGACGCTCTGAATTTGGCAAACCCTCAGGGAGTTGCACCCTGCCTATCCAGATTTGGAGTCCAGACGGTTCCTACGAACAGTGCCCATATGGTGCGCCCGCGGATGCTAAGCACGGCTGAGGCGCAGAAGTCAGGGTAGGGTTCACAGAAAATCCCCCAAGCGAGGCCGCCTTGGGGGATAAAACCCTGAACTTACATTAATAGTAGGTCAATCAACGGATTTCTGCAAGTGGAATAGGTGAATCTCGGCATGAGGATCACGCAATCGCACTGCCAACGTCAGCACAGCCACGGCATATTCCATCGCCCGCTCTTTCGGACTGGCCCACCCCCCGCGCTCATCCACGAGAGTCGCCATGCTTGTGCCTCCACGAATGGCCTTCAGCCGTCTCCCCAGTCGAGCAGCATCCGGCGTCCCTGCATATTCCAGAGTGGTGATGGTGCGGCCTGTTTCGCCCTCCCCAACCTCCCCCATTGGCGTGATCAGCGTGGTAGGAGAAGGCGTGCCACCCTCGCCCAAAGTGCTGATTCCATCGCCACCACTGTTCCGGAAGGCGGCGTAGCTTACGGACATGACCGCCGCTTCACCGAACACCAGCTTCCATGCTCTCAGCGACTGATACCACTGCTCAGCGTAGGCCCGTGCTGCCTGCTGTTTGTTGCGCTCAGAGATGAATTCCCGAACAGCAGGGCCGGGGCCAGCCACCCGAATCACGCGGGCTCTCTTCGCTCCGTTCGTCAAGTGCGCCTCCTGTGGGCGGGAAAGGGTGAGGGTCATCGGTGCTGTGTCCTGTGCAGCCAGCATTTCAATTGCTCGAGAACATGCGGCTTTGATCAAAGTCCAGCCGGGCAAGTCGCCACCCTGCGCTATCCAGGTCAAGTCTTGTGCGGCTTGTAGGATGCCCGTATTTACAGGAGCCATAAGAATTCAGCAACACCTCCTCTGTTTCGCTAGACATAGAGTGAGCGTCAGCGTGAGCAAGGGAGGCTGGAAGTGATCAGTACCCCAAGTGAATGGACCACGATGGCGGCGTTGTCGGCTTTCACCTGGGGTGTCACGGTCTTGGTATCGGTCATCATCGTCATGGTCTCGTTGCTCCGGCCCTCGTATCCAGGGTGGCGCGGTTGGGCGCTGGGCCAGACGGCGCTGGTACTGGGCCTGCTCGTGGGGAGTCTGCGAACCCCAGAGACGCTGCTGGCCTCGGTGGTGATCGGCAACAGTCTGATCCTGGCCGGAGCAACATTGTGCTTGAGCGCCTTTCAGCGCTTCAGTGGGCAGTTCGTCAGGCCCAGCACCCGCCAATGGACCTGGGAGTTGTGCGCCGCCATCATTGTCGCGTTGATCTTGCTGACCACAGTCTGGAACCAGATTGCACTTCGGTTTGTTCTGGTCTCGGGCTACAGCTTGACGCTGCTGGTGATGCTGGTCACCCTGATCGTGAAGCAAATGCGGCGGCACCCAGCCTTGCGGACGGCCTATGGCCTGAACCTCTTGATCTTCCTGGGAGGAAGCCTGCTGGCCTTGCCTCGCTCGCAGATGATGGTCAGCGCCGACGCCCACATGGGCTTTGCGCTGAATGGCCCGAATGTGCTGTTGCACGCCGGTGTCCTGGTGTTGTCGGTGGGGGGCAGTTTCGCCTTCTGGTTGCTGCATGATGACCGGCGCCGCTGGGAGATGCAGCACCTGCATGACGAACTGCTCGTCCACGCCACACTGGATCCCTTGACGATGCTGCTCAATCGGCGGGGACTGGCCCAGGCCTATGACGTCTGGGGAGACCGGGACAAGGCCGCTTCGGCGGTCTTGTTGATGCTGGACATCAATGAGTTCAAAGCCATCAATGATCGACATGGGCATGCGGAGGGCGACCGCTGTCTGGTGCAGTTGGCTGAGACACTGCGAACCATTGCTCAGCCGGGGGATCTGGCCAGTCGGGTGGGCGGGGATGAATTTGCATTGCTGCTCACTGGGCCTGAAGAACAGCGCATACAGCAAATCAAAGCGCTGGAAGTGCACCTGGCCAAAGACCAACAAGGCACGTTGGGCTTCACAGTGAGTTTCGGAAGCACCGAGGTCGTTGCCGGAGAAGACTTGGCGAAAGCCATGAACCGAGCGGATCAGGGGATGTACCGGGCTAAGGCGCGTGGCATGCATGTGCAACAGCCCAGGCAGACCAACAACCCTTAGAGTAGAGTTCAAGGCACACCTCCAAACAGCGTCTCAGTCAATGGCATGATCTGCACGACAACCTGCCCGCCGGGATGCACCGGGGCACGCCGCACGGTCAGCACATCGATCAGCGAGTCATCCGCCCAGACCCCCGCATGAGTCAGGGCATCTTCCAATGCCTTGGGAATATTGCTGAGGTCGCGTTTCCGTAGGTCCGGCGGCGAGACGATCAGCAACAGGGACAGCCGCGCACCAGGCGGGGTTTTGGGCTGCCCATAGTTCTGCACGCACGAGATGACAGCCCTGCGGTAGTTGCGTCCCTCTTCGCTCAGCAAGACTTTGACCCGGTACGGGATGGCCTTCGGATTCTTCGGCGTGAAGCGCACGAGGATCGAACGCCAGATGCTGTTCAGGGACGGCGGGTACGGCAGGGTGAAAATCAGGGTTCCGGGTGGACTCGTTTCGGCTTCCAGCGGCTCAGTAGTCCACTCGGGTTGTTTTTCCTGCGCTGGGCGCGGCTGCACAGGTGGACTAGTTTCGAGTACTGGCTGGGGCGCTTCCACTAGGCCCAACCTCAGCCGGATGCCATCGCGCAAATTGGGCGCGATCCGGCTGAGGTACTGCTCAGCAGCGGCACGGCTGCCAAAAGGATTCACAGGCCCACCGCTTTCGCCCAGTTCGCTGCCGGATGCGCGGCGTCGTAGGTGTTGTGGCAGCGCTGGCTATAAGCATGTAGAATAGGTGTATGCCGCGCATCCTGGTTCAGGACGGACAGCCCATGAGCAAGCGCACTGAATTCAGACGGCGGGCCGCT from Deinococcus sp. QL22 encodes:
- a CDS encoding GGDEF domain-containing protein → MISTPSEWTTMAALSAFTWGVTVLVSVIIVMVSLLRPSYPGWRGWALGQTALVLGLLVGSLRTPETLLASVVIGNSLILAGATLCLSAFQRFSGQFVRPSTRQWTWELCAAIIVALILLTTVWNQIALRFVLVSGYSLTLLVMLVTLIVKQMRRHPALRTAYGLNLLIFLGGSLLALPRSQMMVSADAHMGFALNGPNVLLHAGVLVLSVGGSFAFWLLHDDRRRWEMQHLHDELLVHATLDPLTMLLNRRGLAQAYDVWGDRDKAASAVLLMLDINEFKAINDRHGHAEGDRCLVQLAETLRTIAQPGDLASRVGGDEFALLLTGPEEQRIQQIKALEVHLAKDQQGTLGFTVSFGSTEVVAGEDLAKAMNRADQGMYRAKARGMHVQQPRQTNNP
- a CDS encoding RusA family crossover junction endodeoxyribonuclease; the encoded protein is MNPFGSRAAAEQYLSRIAPNLRDGIRLRLGLVEAPQPVLETSPPVQPRPAQEKQPEWTTEPLEAETSPPGTLIFTLPYPPSLNSIWRSILVRFTPKNPKAIPYRVKVLLSEEGRNYRRAVISCVQNYGQPKTPPGARLSLLLIVSPPDLRKRDLSNIPKALEDALTHAGVWADDSLIDVLTVRRAPVHPGGQVVVQIMPLTETLFGGVP